In one Butyrivibrio proteoclasticus B316 genomic region, the following are encoded:
- a CDS encoding ANTAR domain-containing response regulator — MNIIVAFAKAEDAHKFKSILLRGGFDNITAVTSGMQALSAMEDLGSGVIVCGYRLSDMLYSDLVEDLPGYFQMLMIASADKSPAGNDNSRLIYLPTPVTKENLYSTLSMMMEGVSRARQKAKQHRLSRSDADKQVINKAKEILMDKHHMTEPEAHKYLQKCSMESGCNMVEAAEMVLSLGNM, encoded by the coding sequence GTGAATATTATCGTTGCTTTTGCCAAGGCAGAAGATGCCCATAAATTCAAAAGCATATTGCTCCGTGGCGGATTTGACAACATTACAGCTGTCACTTCCGGCATGCAGGCGCTTTCCGCCATGGAGGACCTTGGAAGCGGTGTCATTGTATGTGGCTACCGCTTAAGTGACATGCTCTATTCCGACCTTGTTGAAGATTTGCCCGGATACTTTCAAATGCTCATGATCGCTTCTGCTGACAAATCTCCTGCAGGCAACGATAATTCGCGCCTCATTTATCTTCCGACACCTGTAACCAAAGAAAATCTCTATTCCACCCTCAGTATGATGATGGAGGGAGTTTCCAGAGCCCGTCAGAAAGCAAAACAGCACCGCTTAAGTAGAAGCGATGCTGATAAACAGGTCATAAATAAAGCCAAGGAAATTCTTATGGATAAGCATCATATGACAGAGCCCGAAGCTCATAAGTATCTTCAGAAATGCTCCATGGAGTCCGGCTGCAACATGGTGGAAGCAGCCGAGATGGTATTATCCCTTGGCAATATGTGA